The sequence TTATACCAATTCCACTGAAAAAACAGAGCAACAAGACGAACCAAACCAGCAGCAACCACTTCAACAAATGCCATAACAAACGATCTCTGAGGAGACATCCCAGCAGTGGCAATAGACAGCAACGCCCCTTCAAGGTTACAAGGCACAATAAAAGCAGCAGACTTGATCCCCTTAAAAGCCTTCTTTGCAACTTCTTCAGCTTTCATCATCCCTGATGACTCTGCTATAATCCTAGACAGTTGCGGCCGCTTTTTCATCTCTACAAGAAGAAGTGAATATCAAAATCAGAgtggatgaaaaatcaaatccaattcaatcaaatcaagcaAATCTCACATGGAAAGTAAACAAATTTATTCACATTTTACCTTCTGTGAGACCAGGGGTGTCTGTGTCCGGAGGGAATATAAGAGAAACATGAATATCATGAGATATCACCTCTTGTTGCAGAGCTTCGGCCAACCCACGAAGCCCAAACTTGCTCGCAGAGTAAGCTGTGTAGCCGTAGATACCAACTTGACCAGCTTGGGAAGACATGAGAGCAATCGAACGGGGTATACTGTCTCCTTTCTTCATTTTGGGCAAAGCAGCTTTGATCATGTTGAAGCTGCCAATCAGATTTACGTCCACCATGAACTTCACCTCATCCAATCCCTGCTTCTCGAGTTCTTCAGGGACGAAGACCCCTTGGTTGACAATCAGCACATCAATGGGGTCTGCCTCCTCCACCGCTTTTGATACTGCATCGTAGTCACGAACGTCAGCAGAGAAGATCGACACGTCAATGCCCGTGGAGAGTTGGATGTACTTCTTTGCTTCCTCGAGCTTGTCGATGGAGCGGGCGAGGATGGAGACTCGGGCACCC comes from Prunus dulcis chromosome 6, ALMONDv2, whole genome shotgun sequence and encodes:
- the LOC117632445 gene encoding 3-dehydrosphinganine reductase TSC10A-like; translated protein: MAYFNLSFLALLLLLLPPLALLLILYLIVRPRSVKIPIKNRHVFITGGSSGIGLALAHQAASEGARVSILARSIDKLEEAKKYIQLSTGIDVSIFSADVRDYDAVSKAVEEADPIDVLIVNQGVFVPEELEKQGLDEVKFMVDVNLIGSFNMIKAALPKMKKGDSIPRSIALMSSQAGQVGIYGYTAYSASKFGLRGLAEALQQEVISHDIHVSLIFPPDTDTPGLTEEMKKRPQLSRIIAESSGMMKAEEVAKKAFKGIKSAAFIVPCNLEGALLSIATAGMSPQRSFVMAFVEVVAAGLVRLVALFFQWNWYNGIHTWHAQNKRA